DNA sequence from the Streptomyces cinnabarinus genome:
TGCCGGTCAGCGCCTCACGGGTGGCCGAGGTCAGCATCAGGAACAGGGATTCCGGGGTGGTGATCAGGATGTCCGGGGGCCGGGTGGACAGGGCCCGGCGCTCGGCGGGCGGGGTGTCGCCGGAGCGGATGCCGACCTTGACCTCCGGCTCGGGCAGGTCCAGGCGGACGGACTCCTGGCGGATGCCGGTCAGCGGGCTGCGGAGGTTGCGCTCGACGTCCACCGCGAGCGCCTTCAGCGGCGACACGTACAGCACCCGGCAGCGCTTCTTGGGGTCGGCGGGCGGCGGAGTCGAGGCCAGCTGGTCCAGGGCGGCGAGGAACGCGGCCAGCGTCTTGCCCGAGCCGGTGGGCGCCACCACGAGCACGTCCGAGCCCTCGGAGATGGCCTGCCACGCGCCCGCCTGGGCCGCGGTGGGCGCGGAGAAGGCCCCCGTGAACCAGCCGCGGGTCGCGGGGGAGAAGCCGTCCAGAGCTCGGTGTGCGGAGCTGACCATGCGTCCATCCTGCACCCGGCCACTGACAATCACGCTGACCTGCGCGAACGCGGACGCGGGCGGCGCCGGTCCGGGTGCGGTGAGAATGGGGGCATGGCGGATTCGAGCGAGCGGGCACGGCACTGGCGGTACCCGGAGCTGCCCGGTGTCGACCTGCTGCGGGCCCGGTACATCCGCAAGACCTTCGTCCGGCACACCCACGAGAACTTCGTGATCGCCGCCATCGCCGACGGCGTCGAGGTCTTCCACCACCGCGGCTCCGATGTGTCCGCGGGTGCCGGAGCGCTCGCGCTGGTCAACCCCGACACCCCGCACACCGGGCGGGCCGGGGTGCCCGAGGGATGGCGGTACGGGGCCGTGTACCCGTCGCCGGAGGTGGTGGCGGAGATCGCGGCCGAGACCACGGCGATCCGCGGCACACCCGGGTTCGTCTCCCCGGTGCTCGACGATGCCCATGCCGTGTCCCTGGTCCACCAGGTACTGCGCGCCGCCGACGAGGGCAACGCCCTGGCCGCCGACACCCTGCTGCGGGTCGCCGTGACCCGGCTGCTGCGGCTCAACGGCGGGCCGCTGCCGCAGCGCGAGATACGCACCGCGGGAGCCCGGATCGCCGCACGCGCGCGTGGCGTGCTCCAGGAGCGGATGGCGGAGCCGCCGAGCCTGGAGAAGCTCGCCGGAGAGCTGGGGACCAGCCCGTTCGCGCTGCTGCGCGCCTTCCGCGACGCCTATGGCATGCCGCCGCACACCTGGCTCACGGACGCCCGCGTACGGCAGGCGCGCCGACTGCTGGACACGGGCGTGACACCCGCCGAGGCCGCCGTCGCCGTGGGCTTCGCCGACCAGCCGCACCTGAACCGGCACTTCACCCGGATCGTGGGCGTGCCTCCCGGCGCCTACCAGCGCGAGCGCAAGAACGTACAAGACCCGGCGGGGAGGCTCCTCGTACCGTCCGAGGCGTGGCAGACACAGCACTCACAGACATACGGGACGGCGAGGGAAAGCCGGACGCCGCCGTCGTACGGGACGGGCTCGGGGTCGGTGTCGCCGTAGGGCTGTCCGGGTTCGCGTTCGGGGTGACCTCGGCGGGCAGCGGGCTCACCTTGTGGCAGACCTGCGCGCTCAGCCTTCTGGTGTTCACCGGCGCGTCCCAGTTCGCGCTCGTCGGGGCGCTGGCCGCGGGCGGCGGGGCGTTCGCCGCGGCCGCCGGGGCCTTCTTCCTCGGAGTGCGCAACGCGTTCTACGGGCTGCGTCTGTCGCAGGTACTCGCCCTCCCGCGCGTAGTACGACCGTTCGCCGCCCAGTGGGTCATCGACGAGACGGCGGCCGTCGCGCTCGCCCAGCCCACCCGGCGGGCCGCGCGGATCGGGTTCGTGGTGACCGGGCTCAGCCTGTACGCGCTGTGGAACCTCACCACGCTGGCCGGGGCGCTCGGCGCCGAAGCCATCGGGGACACCGACGCGTGGGGTCTCGACGCGGCCGGACCCGCCGTGTTCCTGGCGCTGCTCGCGCCGATGCTGACCAGCACGACCGAGCGCGCGGTCGCCGGGGCCGCGGTCGTCCTGGGGCTCGGGCTGCTGCCGGTGCTGCCCGCCGGAGTGCCGGTGCTGGTGGCCGCGCTCGCGGCGCCCGCGGTGCTGTGGGCCCAGGGGCGGCGCGGGCTGAAGGAGGAGAACCGATGACCATCTGGATCGCCATCGGGCTGACCGTCCTCGGCTGTTACGCCGTCAAGCTCGCCGGGCTCCTGGTGCCGGCCGGGGTCCTGGAGCGGCCCCTGGTCCGGCGGCTCGCCGCACTGCTCCCAGTCGCGCTCCTGGCCGCCCTCACGGCCCAGCAGACCTTCGCCGACGGACGGGCGCTGGTCCTGGACGCGAGAGCGGCGGGGCTGGCCGCGGCGGCCGTGGCGCTGGTGCTGCGGGCGCCGTTTCTGGTGGTCGTGGGGGCGGCCGTGGTGGTGACGGCGGGGGTGCGGGCGTTGGGGGGATGACGGGCTCTCACGCACGTCAGGGAGGGGATGTCATCCGATGGCCCGCCCATACGCCCGCAGTGTGTGCAGCGCCTCGATCGTCACCATGGGGCGGGCCTCCAGAGCCGGGCCCGGGGACCACTGGCGCCAGCGGATGGGCCAGCCGCCGTCGTCCTGTTGCTGCGCCGCGAGGAAGTCCAGCGAGCGGGTCATCTCGTCGTCGGTGAACCACGCGCGGGCGAGTGAGCGCGGGGACTTCGCGTAGTCGTGCGGGAAGTGGTGCTCGGTGGGGGCGTAGCCGGGCGCGACCGGATACGCGGCCAGGTCGTCGGGGTCCAGAGCCGCGAGCCGGTGCTGCCGTACCAGGCGGCCGAGCCGGTCCGCGGCCGCCTCCGCGCGGGGGCGGTCGGGCGCGGAGTCCAGGAAGGCCACGGCGGCCTCGATCTCGTAGGGATGGGACTTCTCCAGGGCCTCCACCGCCTGCCAGCAGAAGTCCGTGGCCCGGAACAGCCAGGCGTGCCACACCTCGTTGCGGTGCAGCACGCCCACGACCGGGCCGGTGGCCAGGAGCTCGCTGCTCGGGTCGTCCACGATCGGGATGAACGGCGCCGCCGGATAGCCCCGTTGACCGGGATGGATCACGGGCAGGGCGCCGTCCGCGGTGGAGACCGACGTCAGATAGCGGCAGACGCGCTCCACGCGCTGCCCGCCGCAGCGGCCGACGGCGTCCAGTACCCGCAGCGCGTGCGCGGTGTGCAGGGGCTGGCTCACCGGACCGCGCAGATCGGGCTCCAGCCCGTGCCCGTATCCGCCGTCATCGTTGCGGTAGGCGTCCAGCGCGGTCTCGACCGGGTCGGTGCCGCCGTGCAGGAAGTGGTGCGCGAAGAGGCGCTGCTCCAGCACGCGCGCGGTGAGCCACACGAACTGCTCGGCGCGGAACAGCGGGGAGCGCGCCGGGGGCGTCGGGGGGAGTGGTGAAGCTCCTGTTTCGGCCATGGGTCAGACCGTAGGCCGGAAAGCGGTCTCGGCGAGGGGTCCCGGCTCGGGCCCACTCTCAGGGGCGGGATACTGACGTCATGAGGTTGACGGTCTTCTGGGAGCGGATGGCGGAGCACTTCGGTATGGGATACGCCGACACCTTCGCGCGCGATCACGTGATGGCGGAGCTCGGCGGACGCACCGTGCACCAGGCGCTCGACGCCGGCTGGGAGGCCAAGGACGTGTGGCGGGTCGTCTGCCACGTCATGAACGTGCCACAGGAACAGCGCTGACAGGTCACGAAGATCGCACCCCGGCCCCCGATTGTCGGTGGCGTGGGCGAGACTTGCTCCGTGGCACCCACTGACGACACCGGGCACCTCGCCCAGCAGGCCTCTCCGTTCGGTACGACGCCCCCGACCCGGCCCCCGGCCGACGGGGGCGCCGCGCGGCCGGGCGCCCGCATGCCGCGCTGGCTGCCGCGCGCCATGGTGCTCGCCCTCGCGCTCGTCGGTGCCTTCCAGCTCGGCAGCTGGGCCTTCCACCAGCTCACCGGGCTGCTGGTCAACATCCTGATCGCGTTCTTCCTGGCGCTGGCCATCGAGCCCGCGGTGAGCTGGATGGCCGCCCGCGGGATGCGCCGGGGCCTGGCCACCGCGCTGATGTTCCTCGCCGTGATGGTGGTCTCCGCCGGGTTCGTCATCCTGCTCGGCTCGATGCTCGCGGGCCAGATCATCACCATGGTCGAGGGCTTCCCGGACTACCTCGACTCCGTCATCAACTGGATCAACACCCACTTCCAGACCGATCTGAAGCGGGTGGACATCCAGGAGGGCCTGCTGCGCTCCGACTGGCTGCGCAACTACGTGCAGAACAGCGCCACCGGCGTCCTCGATGTGTCCGCGCAGGTCATCGGCGGTCTCTTCCAGCTGCTGACGATCACGCTGTTCTCGTTCTACTTCGCCGCGGACGGCCCGCGACTGCGCCGCGCCCTGTGCTCCGTCCTGCCGCCCGCCAAGCAGGCCGAGGTGCTGCGCGCGTGGGAGATCGCCGTGAACAAGACCGGCGGCTATCTGTACTCCCGCGGACTGATGGCGCTGATCTCCGGGATAGCCCACTACATCCTGCTCCAGTCCCTGGACGTGCCGTACGCGCCCGTGCTCGCCGTCTGGGTGGGCCTGGTCTCGCAGTTCATCCCCACCATCGGCACGTATCTCGCGGGCGCCCTGCCCATGCTGATCGCCTTCACGGTCGATCCCTGGTACGCGCTGTGGGTGCTGATCTTCGTGGTGGTGTACCAGCAGTTCGAGAACTATGTGCTCCAGCCCAAGCTGACCGCGAAGACCGTCGACGTGCATCCCGCGGTCGCCTTCGGTTCCGTGATCGCCGGTACCGCGCTCCTGGGCGCGGTGGGCGCGCTGATCGCGATCCCGGCGGTCGCCACCCTTCAGGCGTTCCTGGGCGCGTATGTGAAGCGGTACGACGTCACCGACGACCCCCGGGTGCACGGCCACCGGAGCCGGGGGCCGGGACCGGGCCTGATCGCCCGCGTGCGGCGGGCCTGGGCGCGGCAGGAGGACGCTCCCGGCGACGGTTCCCCGGACCAGGCGCCGGGTTCCGACGAGGGCTGACCCCTCAGCGCAGGTCCAGCCGCATCAGGATCCGCGGATGCCCCGCCAGCACCGAGGTGGTGTCGGCGACGTGCACGAACCCGGCGCGCTCGAAGTTCTTGCGCAGCCCCGCGTACGCCATCGTCAGATCGACCCTTGCCTCGCCGTTGTCGAGCGGGTACGCCTCCACGACCGGGGCGCCGTGCGCGCGGGCGAACTCCACGGCGCCCTCGATGAGGGCGTGCGAGATGCCCTGCTTGCGGTGGCCGGGGCGGACCCGGACGCACCACAGCGACCAGACCGGCAGATCGTCG
Encoded proteins:
- a CDS encoding DUF3046 domain-containing protein, whose protein sequence is MRLTVFWERMAEHFGMGYADTFARDHVMAELGGRTVHQALDAGWEAKDVWRVVCHVMNVPQEQR
- a CDS encoding AzlD domain-containing protein; its protein translation is MTIWIAIGLTVLGCYAVKLAGLLVPAGVLERPLVRRLAALLPVALLAALTAQQTFADGRALVLDARAAGLAAAAVALVLRAPFLVVVGAAVVVTAGVRALGG
- a CDS encoding AzlC family ABC transporter permease, with the protein product MADTALTDIRDGEGKPDAAVVRDGLGVGVAVGLSGFAFGVTSAGSGLTLWQTCALSLLVFTGASQFALVGALAAGGGAFAAAAGAFFLGVRNAFYGLRLSQVLALPRVVRPFAAQWVIDETAAVALAQPTRRAARIGFVVTGLSLYALWNLTTLAGALGAEAIGDTDAWGLDAAGPAVFLALLAPMLTSTTERAVAGAAVVLGLGLLPVLPAGVPVLVAALAAPAVLWAQGRRGLKEENR
- a CDS encoding AI-2E family transporter; amino-acid sequence: MAPTDDTGHLAQQASPFGTTPPTRPPADGGAARPGARMPRWLPRAMVLALALVGAFQLGSWAFHQLTGLLVNILIAFFLALAIEPAVSWMAARGMRRGLATALMFLAVMVVSAGFVILLGSMLAGQIITMVEGFPDYLDSVINWINTHFQTDLKRVDIQEGLLRSDWLRNYVQNSATGVLDVSAQVIGGLFQLLTITLFSFYFAADGPRLRRALCSVLPPAKQAEVLRAWEIAVNKTGGYLYSRGLMALISGIAHYILLQSLDVPYAPVLAVWVGLVSQFIPTIGTYLAGALPMLIAFTVDPWYALWVLIFVVVYQQFENYVLQPKLTAKTVDVHPAVAFGSVIAGTALLGAVGALIAIPAVATLQAFLGAYVKRYDVTDDPRVHGHRSRGPGPGLIARVRRAWARQEDAPGDGSPDQAPGSDEG
- a CDS encoding AraC family transcriptional regulator, with translation MADSSERARHWRYPELPGVDLLRARYIRKTFVRHTHENFVIAAIADGVEVFHHRGSDVSAGAGALALVNPDTPHTGRAGVPEGWRYGAVYPSPEVVAEIAAETTAIRGTPGFVSPVLDDAHAVSLVHQVLRAADEGNALAADTLLRVAVTRLLRLNGGPLPQREIRTAGARIAARARGVLQERMAEPPSLEKLAGELGTSPFALLRAFRDAYGMPPHTWLTDARVRQARRLLDTGVTPAEAAVAVGFADQPHLNRHFTRIVGVPPGAYQRERKNVQDPAGRLLVPSEAWQTQHSQTYGTARESRTPPSYGTGSGSVSP
- a CDS encoding GNAT family N-acetyltransferase, translating into MTIEVRPASVYEDVRAVIGPKSPTASVCFCLSYRIPSKLNNELRGPARGEYVAELCRAEPPPGVLAYDGDEPVGWAAVAPRAETSFARNRKIPHVDDLPVWSLWCVRVRPGHRKQGISHALIEGAVEFARAHGAPVVEAYPLDNGEARVDLTMAYAGLRKNFERAGFVHVADTTSVLAGHPRILMRLDLR